A region from the Francisella orientalis FNO12 genome encodes:
- the dxr gene encoding 1-deoxy-D-xylulose-5-phosphate reductoisomerase: protein MLKKTITILGATGSIGDSTLAVIRESNDFEVYALSAFSNVEKLAKLCKEFLPKFAVVPDLVKKQQLQTLVSDVTVLVGENALEEVSSASEVDIVMSAIVGIAGLKPTFAAARAGKKILLANKESLVTAGHLLIEEVEKNNAQLIPVDSEHNAIFQCIDNSSKKYTKEIDEIVLTASGGPFRDKELSELIDVTPAQACAHPNWQMGRKISVDSSTMVNKALEVIEAYWLFSVSADKIGVLIHPQSVIHSMVKYADGSYIAQLGVPDMRTPIANSMYYPNRGSVSVDKLDFTKHELTFREVCFERFEALKIVFDNLSNKNYAANIVFNAANEVLVAAFLNEKIKYLDIIEVDKKVTKELIFENPASIEEVFEIDKKTREYVDSILG, encoded by the coding sequence ATGCTAAAGAAAACGATAACTATATTAGGGGCTACAGGTTCAATTGGGGATAGTACACTAGCTGTAATTAGAGAGAGTAATGACTTTGAGGTCTATGCCTTATCAGCTTTTAGTAATGTAGAAAAATTAGCGAAATTATGTAAAGAGTTTTTACCTAAATTTGCTGTGGTTCCAGATTTGGTCAAAAAACAACAGTTACAAACTTTAGTATCAGATGTTACTGTTTTAGTTGGCGAAAATGCCTTAGAAGAAGTTTCTAGTGCTTCAGAAGTAGATATAGTAATGTCTGCTATAGTTGGTATAGCAGGTCTTAAGCCTACTTTTGCTGCAGCTAGAGCGGGTAAGAAAATTTTGCTTGCGAATAAAGAGTCTCTTGTAACAGCAGGACATCTTTTAATTGAAGAAGTTGAGAAAAATAATGCTCAGCTTATACCCGTAGATAGTGAGCATAATGCTATATTTCAATGTATTGATAACTCTAGTAAGAAATATACAAAAGAAATAGACGAAATAGTTTTGACAGCATCCGGAGGACCTTTTAGGGATAAAGAGTTGAGTGAGTTGATAGATGTTACACCTGCTCAAGCATGTGCTCATCCTAACTGGCAAATGGGGCGAAAAATATCGGTTGATTCATCAACAATGGTAAATAAAGCACTAGAAGTTATCGAAGCATATTGGCTTTTTTCTGTTTCAGCTGATAAAATAGGCGTTCTGATTCATCCGCAGAGTGTAATTCACTCCATGGTTAAATATGCGGATGGTAGTTATATAGCGCAGTTGGGTGTACCTGATATGAGGACTCCAATAGCTAATTCAATGTACTATCCAAATAGAGGGTCAGTTAGTGTTGATAAATTAGATTTCACAAAACATGAGCTTACTTTTAGAGAAGTATGTTTTGAAAGATTCGAGGCTTTAAAAATAGTTTTTGATAATTTAAGTAATAAAAATTATGCAGCGAATATAGTTTTTAACGCTGCAAACGAAGTTTTAGTAGCAGCATTCTTAAATGAAAAAATTAAGTATTTAGATATTATAGAAGTAGATAAAAAAGTAACAAAAGAGTTAATTTTTGAGAATCCAGCAAGTATAGAAGAAGTTTTTGAAATAGATAAAAAAACTCGAGAATATGTGGATTCTATTTTGGGGTAA